ctGACAGAACTGATGGGTTGAAAAAAAATGCAGTGTCAACttgttagaaaataaatattttctacgttttatttttttttcgcaGAATAAATCATATTGCCGGACACactaaatattgtgatttatactgtggaaaaaaaagtaatatcaaGTTCATGATTAGGTGGACCTGTATGTTTAGTGAAAATTATTAATCTATCCAGGAAAATATTTTGCAGGGTTTTCAAGACAATATCGTTTCAATGTTCAATGTTTCCATCATTGTTCATTCTTTTGTTAAATAgaaaatgcaagtcaccattttGTAACCCGGGGTGGTATAGcatcatgcatatatatatatatatatatgtatgtatatgtatgtttaatTAACATAAATCGATTCAAGTCTGTTgcaaattaatttttgttttgcagCTGTTGTAGCGcgagaaataaaattaatttcgtGATACACTGATAAAACCACGACATTATTGAAACAGAAATATAATGTCTACAGTGCATTGCGTAAGGTTTAATACAGTAAAGTTAGGGTTCGAATGATATCGATAGGTAAATGTGGACAAGTGAACTATGCGTtctgaataatttatttttcttacgAGATAAACACTGCTCGCATGGGTTTGCACACGAGTTGGCCTACAAAAGCATCTAGAAGGACAGAAGAGGCTCGTTTGAGGCTCTCGATTTGCAAATGAAAACTGCGTGTTTGTCTGAAAAGCTACAGAGAGTAAAACACGATTCATCACAATAAAAATGCCGAGGTCTTCAGGGCAAATTGATGATGGCTAACAAACAGAGCGTGCCCGCGCGCGCGTAAGAGAGCAACTCTGCGCGCCGATTGGCTGGAAATGACATCACATAGAATTGTACTATTCTTAGCTTGTGGAAACTGGATGACCTCATCTTTTTCCTCCCTCGCGCAGGTATAGACATACAACAACAAATAATGTTTGAGGCGCAGACAGACCGGAGAGGAGCACAGGAACACAACTACCGAGAAGAGAGATAAAGGATCTATTTATAATCAAGcagatacatatatatacttCATGCTTTCTCCTCTTTGTGCTATTTACAACGTTCCTCCACTAGCTTCGTTGGACTTATTCAACATTCTTTTGATTTCCTACGCACTCTGCTGATCTGTAACGGACTGGACTGGTGGTGAGTACCAGCTTTTAGTTTGTTGTCAATAAGCCTTACTTGTATATTATTACCATTGTTAAATGCAATTCATTAAAACTTTCAATAATTTTAGGGATATTTGGCCTGCTTTTAGGATTCTATATGTTTGTGTTCATTGCATCATAGACTCAGGTAGTGATTTTCAGTGGATTTTCCCTATAGGTTTCGGgatatataaaagaaatatatatatatttaaaaaacaaatcaagaGATGGTGTACTACAGGGACAGTCAGTCCGAGCGGCCACCGTTGTCGCGTATTCTGCCGCATCTGTACCTTGGTGCAGAGACTGACGTAACGCAGGTATATTTACAAATTCACTACTTAGTTTTCATTTTGCATAATCTTCCCTAATCCATATTAAAATTACATCTGCTACATAGTTTATTTGAATAAACATTTGCTACAATAGTTTGCTCTCGCCAATGTTTTGCAGGGCATTTAAGTCACTTTCTCACCTTTCTCCCGCTATTCGTACCCACAGGATGGTTTGTCTGACCGAGGCATCTCGTACGTACTGAGTGTGAGCCGATGTTGCCCACAGCCTTCATTTCTACCCCAGTCCCAGTACCTCCGTATCCCAATAGACGACTCCCTGCGGGATGACCTGCTTCCTTGGATTCCTCAGGCGTTGCACTTCATTGGTGAGGGCCTCAGAATCCCACTGCTTACATCAGCCTGCATTTGCATCCCAACTGCATTACATCATTAATGCAACCATCGATGCATAGAACTATGACTATGGAAACAGATGTGTTTTCTGtctaaaaaacataatttgaggCTAATTAAAATTATGCATCTGGTAGAAAGTCCTCAGTATACactatatgttttaaaatatgtctaaatctatttacaataatttttttaattgaaacaaaCTGTTTCAGATGGGGCCATGTCACGTGGCTCCTCAGTCCTGGTCCACTGTGCTGCAGGAATCTCTCGGTCTCCAGCACTTGCTGTGGCCTATGTCATGTATAACCTGAAAATGGATCTGGATCATGCATACAGGTAATGTAcatatgttgttttgttttaattctatgCCATTTTCTATGGAAAAAAAGAGTTATGAAATTGAGTTGAATatgagttttttctttttctttttttatcaagaaTGCAGATAATTTAAATAAGTTAATTATTACTATCTGATAATTTCTCTAGGTTTGTGAAAGAACGCAGACCTACAATTTCACCCAACTTTAACTTCTTGGGGCAGCTGCAGCTCTTCCAGGGGACGCTGTCTTTAAAGAATAATAACACTAACCTTCACGTTCAGCAGTCAGTCAAACCTTTGGATAACTGCATACAGCCCaccaatgaaaaaaacaacagcagttcCACAGTGGCACTGTTAACTAACCTGAACCTTCACAACAACATGGACAACAACTGTATTATTAATGGATGTCCTGAGGATTCCAAAGCAAACTTGCACTGTGAGAACAAGAACAACCAAATGGAAACTATTCAGAGCCAAGGCCAATGCTATGAGGTGATGAAGCCAGAGTTTACATTATCTCTTTCAGACAAGCTCGGAGCGCTCACTCTCCGCACAAATCCTGTAGAGGTACAAAGATCAGTCAACGTCACATCTCAGACACAGCAGGATGAACCAAAGTCCAACCTATCCAAGCCTACTTACCTTCAGATTCCGTCTCTACAGGAGAAACGCAAAAGCCTTACTCTTTCCCTATCACCAGTGAGTGCAGTTACTCAGACTCACCAGAAAGGGTCATCAGTGAACAGCTGTGATCTGAGGCAGAGCAGTTCCACGGTTGACCAGACGGGGGCGTTAGATGACCTCGGAAGAGTCCATTTGGAGCCGTCAGCATCAGAAACCAGAACAGAACCAAAAGAGGCAAACGGTTTTATCGTCGAGGAAGCTTCAGCTAGACTCAGCATCTCGAAATCCCAAAGAAGAAAGAGTAAACTAAACAGCAGTAACCCCAGAGCAAATGCGGAACTACCAAAAACAAACCAACTGAACCATTCAAGCACAAGATCAAAGAGGCAGACCCGGGTACCGTGTGGTATCATAACCTCCCCGGAGGAGCATTTCGAGAAGGAGGTTATTGGTGGTGTAGAAGCAGTGGAGGGTATGGTTGGAGACCGGAGCCCCTTGTCTCCAGTAAGTCTAACAGTCAACAAAATACTGGACTGGGGTGAACGCATGCTGCTTGGGGTCCTACTTGGCCCACGTGTTAAACTGGGACAGGCTGCTTTGCCATACAGATGTTGAAGAGAGACTGGCTGTATGGACTGCGCTATTTAAAAATACAGGTGTAAACAAGGACTTTACACCGTATCTCCCTAATGATCTGAAAGAACTTAAATGAGGAAAACAACACTATGGATAAAAAAAAGCATATGTATGATTGTGTGAAttcactcatttatttatttaatgaaattgcATGTTCCTCCAAGACTATTTTGACAGACTCACGTCATCTGATGGACTGGTGATATGTGAATAAATGACTGAACGTTTGCAAGAACACGTgcgatttgttttattataatgcaCAGCCTCTCTGTgactttatttattgaaatacacTGATGATTGTTATTTATAAAGGGGTATTTTGCAGGTGTAATTTTAAATCTATAGCTTGTATTGAATCCAGTGTTCAttaaagacaattattttattCTGTCTCATTGTCTCTTTCATTTTAGTGTTAACTTTAGCAACTATTTGCTGAATTttattatgaaatgttattaaaaaaataaattttgatgTGGATTTGAATGCCAGTTGATCAATATTGCAATGGTCCTGTgcaccttaaaggaatagttcacacaaaaatacaactttgttgaaaatgtacattaggccatcctagatgtagatgagtttgtttcttcagtggaacagatttggagaaatttagcattacatcacttgctcaccaatggatcgtcTGCAGCGAATGGGCCCGCAAGCAATCTACGCAACTCCTGTAAATCAATTCAAGTCTTGTAAAGTGGAAACCTGTGTGGTTGTCTtaagtgcttgatctgtgcatatttttctcctgattcagaagaGACATTGTTTTTATTGGAGAAAACAGTATTATGGTTAGAAGTCTCTTATTTTAGCTGGAGCAGCAGttttaagttaatttattacaaacaagcagctttttaCTACATAAgacattcattgatggactggagtcatgtgga
The sequence above is a segment of the Carassius carassius chromosome 9, fCarCar2.1, whole genome shotgun sequence genome. Coding sequences within it:
- the LOC132149185 gene encoding dual specificity protein phosphatase 16-like; translated protein: MVYYRDSQSERPPLSRILPHLYLGAETDVTQDGLSDRGISYVLSVSRCCPQPSFLPQSQYLRIPIDDSLRDDLLPWIPQALHFIDGAMSRGSSVLVHCAAGISRSPALAVAYVMYNLKMDLDHAYRFVKERRPTISPNFNFLGQLQLFQGTLSLKNNNTNLHVQQSVKPLDNCIQPTNEKNNSSSTVALLTNLNLHNNMDNNCIINGCPEDSKANLHCENKNNQMETIQSQGQCYEVMKPEFTLSLSDKLGALTLRTNPVEVQRSVNVTSQTQQDEPKSNLSKPTYLQIPSLQEKRKSLTLSLSPVSAVTQTHQKGSSVNSCDLRQSSSTVDQTGALDDLGRVHLEPSASETRTEPKEANGFIVEEASARLSISKSQRRKSKLNSSNPRANAELPKTNQLNHSSTRSKRQTRVPCGIITSPEEHFEKEVIGGVEAVEGMVGDRSPLSPVSLTVNKILDWGERMLLGVLLGPRVKLGQAALPYRC